A single window of Granulicella cerasi DNA harbors:
- a CDS encoding metallophosphoesterase family protein, which translates to MRALILSDIHGNVHALEAVLQAAQGWDELWNLGDAVGYGANPNEVLNLLREHATLHVRGNHDRACSGLTSTHGFNPVAAEAASWTKQKLTVANLEWIRAWPQGPIQATIKASCAHGSPIHEDQYIVTMRDAWGPLQKMETPITFFGHTHVQGGFSQHFQDWEEFRPRYATQNDAETWTIELPEGSRHLLNPGSVGQPRDNDWRAAFAIYDDTAGQLTFHRIPYDVAGAQKAIRGAGLPERLAARLETGR; encoded by the coding sequence ATGCGCGCACTTATTCTCTCCGACATTCACGGCAACGTTCACGCACTCGAGGCCGTGCTACAGGCGGCGCAGGGTTGGGACGAGCTCTGGAACCTCGGCGATGCGGTCGGTTATGGTGCGAACCCGAACGAAGTGCTGAACCTTCTGCGCGAGCACGCAACGCTGCATGTGCGCGGCAATCATGACCGCGCCTGCTCCGGCCTGACGAGCACGCATGGCTTCAATCCCGTCGCTGCAGAAGCGGCTTCGTGGACGAAGCAGAAGCTGACCGTCGCCAACCTCGAGTGGATTCGCGCATGGCCGCAAGGGCCGATTCAAGCGACGATCAAGGCTTCTTGCGCGCACGGTTCACCCATCCACGAAGACCAGTACATCGTGACGATGCGCGACGCCTGGGGACCGCTACAGAAGATGGAGACGCCGATCACCTTCTTCGGGCACACGCATGTGCAGGGCGGCTTCTCACAACACTTTCAGGATTGGGAAGAATTCCGTCCCCGCTATGCCACGCAGAACGATGCGGAGACCTGGACGATCGAGCTGCCCGAAGGATCCCGGCATCTGCTCAACCCCGGATCCGTGGGCCAGCCACGTGACAACGACTGGCGCGCAGCGTTTGCGATCTACGACGATACCGCCGGACAGCTTACGTTTCATCGCATCCCCTACGACGTGGCCGGTGCGCAAAAGGCGATTCGCGGTGCGGGCTTGCCCGAGCGTTTGGCCGCACGACTTGAGACGGGTCGATAA
- a CDS encoding M48 family metallopeptidase, producing MRMRWLLVMMLAVALFSPRAMHAAETPAEHVANVYAAQELASHPALGNLPDYSLPADKLARAQHLHAISMRIVAVDTVWSVVQIALLLWLGIIGWMRDRAEHAAENRWAQAAVFCFWLGLALFVLDLPLRLYGHHLGLQYGLSVQGWGSWFVDKLKSLALSWALYTLLARGTMWALTRFPRRWWLAFAICAVPVTLFLVFADPYINFAFNQYEPMTLHHAALAQQLEQVAQRGHMDIPLDRMFVMKASAKVTTMNADVEGFGASKRVVVWDTTIDRMKPEEVVTVFGHESGHYVLNHVRNGVAMGLAGLFVGMWLAAFIVRWMLARFGAAWRIPRLQDWGTFAVLFFVFSLFGLFIEPLANTMSRHVEHDADVYGQEAVHGLVADPQAAMQGAMVRLGENSFAVPNEPLWEETLLGNHPALGRRAAFAHAYDPWAAGMRPKYFPR from the coding sequence ATGCGTATGCGCTGGCTGCTGGTGATGATGTTGGCTGTGGCCCTGTTTTCTCCGCGAGCGATGCACGCTGCGGAGACGCCCGCCGAGCATGTGGCGAATGTGTACGCTGCGCAGGAGCTCGCATCGCATCCTGCGCTCGGCAATCTGCCCGACTATTCGCTGCCCGCAGACAAGCTCGCCAGGGCACAGCATCTTCACGCGATCAGCATGAGAATCGTCGCCGTCGATACCGTGTGGAGCGTCGTGCAGATCGCGCTGCTGCTGTGGCTCGGCATCATCGGCTGGATGCGCGACCGCGCTGAGCACGCTGCGGAGAACCGCTGGGCGCAGGCCGCCGTCTTCTGCTTCTGGCTGGGGCTCGCGTTGTTTGTGCTCGATCTTCCGCTGCGCCTGTACGGACATCATCTCGGCTTGCAGTACGGGCTTTCGGTGCAGGGCTGGGGAAGCTGGTTTGTCGATAAGCTGAAGTCGCTCGCGCTGTCGTGGGCGCTTTATACGCTGCTCGCCCGCGGAACCATGTGGGCGCTCACGCGCTTCCCTCGCCGCTGGTGGCTGGCTTTCGCCATCTGCGCGGTCCCTGTGACGCTCTTCCTCGTCTTCGCCGATCCGTACATCAACTTCGCCTTCAACCAGTACGAGCCGATGACGCTGCATCACGCCGCGCTCGCACAACAGCTCGAACAGGTTGCGCAGCGCGGCCATATGGACATCCCGCTGGACCGCATGTTCGTCATGAAGGCCAGCGCTAAGGTGACGACGATGAACGCAGACGTCGAGGGCTTTGGCGCATCCAAGCGCGTCGTCGTGTGGGACACCACGATCGATCGCATGAAGCCCGAGGAAGTCGTCACGGTCTTCGGCCACGAGAGCGGCCACTACGTGCTGAACCATGTGCGCAACGGCGTCGCTATGGGTCTCGCCGGGCTTTTCGTCGGTATGTGGCTCGCAGCGTTTATCGTGCGTTGGATGCTTGCGCGCTTCGGGGCAGCGTGGCGCATCCCACGGCTTCAGGACTGGGGCACCTTCGCGGTGCTGTTCTTCGTCTTCAGCCTCTTCGGACTCTTCATTGAACCGCTCGCCAACACGATGAGCCGCCATGTGGAGCATGATGCCGATGTCTATGGGCAGGAGGCTGTGCATGGTCTGGTGGCTGATCCGCAGGCAGCGATGCAGGGCGCAATGGTCCGGCTCGGCGAGAACAGCTTTGCTGTGCCGAACGAGCCGTTGTGGGAGGAGACGTTGCTGGGCAATCATCCTGCGCTGGGCCGCCGCGCGGCGTTTGCCCACGCCTACGATCCGTGGGCCGCGGGCATGAGGCCGAAGTACTTTCCACGCTGA
- a CDS encoding M13 family metallopeptidase, giving the protein MRTWMTTALLAAAVCGVASAQTGAVASGPAAPRQVPLTAMPYSPSLDTTSMDRSVNPCEDFYKYTCGGWQQRNPIPADQSHWDVYAKLANDNMQFLWGVLAEDAKATRRDAVQQKVGDYFGSCMNTSAIDALGDKPLRPALAKLANIKSREAFIAALAAIQRDNFGSPFFESGTDQDAVNSSVIIVELGAGGLGLPDRDYYLKTDDRSVKLREQYVAFLEKLLTLYGETPAQAKADAAATLKIETSLAKASLSRVDRRDPHKVYHIMTVGELSQIAPSIHWAEYFSEAGGVHPEKLNVSQPEFFKALNTVLTTESLEELKAYTRVHLMTGAAPYLATPFVEANFDFYSRTLRGTPQMPPRWKTCVRGVDRNLGEALGQEFVRRTFSAEMKAKTVLMTQQIEDAMKVEIEGLTWMSPETKTEALRKLHAIRNKVGYPDQWRDYSALTVKPSDYFGNARRAGEFEDKRQWNKLGKPVDLNEWGMTPPTVNAYFNPQMNDINFPAGVLQPPLYDPKMDDAPNYGNTGSTIGHELTHAFDDEGRQFDWQGNLRDWWTPADAKGFEDRINCVRDQYAGYVVVDDQHINSKLTSGEDVADLGGTLLAYMAWKKQTAGLDLKTVDGLTPDQRYFVGMAQWACENSRPEQLRLQVATDPHSPGFARINGVVSNLPEFQKAFGCKAGQPMVHTPTCKVW; this is encoded by the coding sequence ATGCGTACTTGGATGACAACAGCGCTGCTCGCAGCAGCGGTCTGCGGTGTGGCTTCGGCTCAGACCGGCGCGGTGGCCAGCGGCCCGGCCGCACCCCGGCAAGTTCCGCTGACGGCGATGCCGTACTCGCCTTCGCTCGACACCACCAGCATGGACCGCTCGGTGAACCCCTGCGAAGACTTCTACAAGTACACCTGCGGCGGCTGGCAGCAGCGCAACCCCATCCCCGCCGACCAGTCGCATTGGGACGTCTACGCGAAGCTTGCGAATGACAATATGCAGTTCCTCTGGGGTGTGCTCGCGGAAGATGCGAAGGCCACCAGGCGTGATGCCGTGCAACAGAAGGTCGGCGACTACTTCGGCTCCTGCATGAATACCAGCGCCATCGACGCGCTCGGCGACAAGCCACTGCGTCCTGCACTGGCAAAGCTCGCGAACATCAAGAGCCGCGAGGCGTTCATCGCTGCACTCGCTGCGATACAGCGTGACAACTTCGGCAGCCCGTTCTTCGAGTCCGGCACAGACCAGGACGCGGTGAACTCTTCGGTGATCATCGTGGAGCTCGGCGCGGGCGGTCTCGGCCTGCCTGACCGCGATTACTACCTGAAGACGGACGACCGCAGCGTGAAGCTGCGTGAACAGTATGTCGCGTTCCTCGAAAAGCTCCTGACGCTCTACGGCGAAACACCCGCGCAGGCCAAGGCCGACGCTGCTGCTACGCTGAAGATCGAAACGTCGCTCGCGAAGGCTTCGCTCTCGCGGGTTGATCGCCGCGATCCGCACAAGGTGTACCACATCATGACGGTCGGCGAACTCAGCCAGATCGCGCCGTCGATCCACTGGGCGGAGTACTTCAGCGAAGCGGGTGGTGTGCATCCTGAGAAGCTGAACGTCTCGCAGCCTGAGTTTTTCAAGGCCCTCAACACGGTGCTCACGACCGAGTCGCTGGAAGAGCTGAAGGCGTACACCCGCGTTCACCTGATGACAGGCGCCGCACCGTATCTGGCGACGCCGTTTGTCGAGGCGAACTTCGACTTCTACTCGCGCACGCTGCGCGGCACGCCACAGATGCCGCCGCGCTGGAAAACGTGTGTGCGTGGTGTCGATCGCAACCTCGGCGAAGCGCTGGGGCAGGAGTTCGTGCGCCGCACCTTCTCCGCGGAGATGAAGGCCAAGACCGTGCTGATGACGCAGCAGATCGAAGACGCCATGAAGGTCGAGATCGAAGGCCTTACCTGGATGTCGCCCGAGACGAAGACCGAGGCGCTGCGCAAGCTGCACGCGATCCGCAACAAGGTCGGCTATCCCGACCAGTGGCGCGACTACTCGGCGCTTACGGTGAAGCCCTCGGACTACTTCGGCAACGCGCGTCGCGCTGGCGAGTTTGAAGACAAGCGCCAGTGGAACAAGCTCGGCAAGCCGGTTGACCTGAACGAGTGGGGCATGACGCCGCCGACCGTGAACGCCTACTTCAACCCGCAGATGAACGACATCAACTTCCCTGCGGGTGTGCTGCAGCCACCGCTGTATGACCCCAAGATGGACGACGCGCCGAACTATGGCAACACCGGTTCGACCATCGGCCACGAACTTACTCACGCCTTCGACGATGAAGGCCGCCAGTTCGACTGGCAGGGCAATCTGCGCGACTGGTGGACGCCCGCCGACGCGAAGGGCTTCGAAGACCGCATCAACTGCGTACGCGACCAGTATGCGGGCTACGTCGTGGTGGACGATCAGCACATCAACTCGAAGCTGACGAGCGGCGAAGATGTGGCCGATCTCGGTGGCACGCTGCTCGCCTACATGGCGTGGAAGAAGCAGACCGCAGGCCTCGACCTGAAGACCGTCGATGGGCTGACGCCGGACCAGCGTTACTTCGTCGGCATGGCGCAGTGGGCGTGCGAAAACTCGCGCCCCGAGCAGCTTCGCCTGCAGGTGGCCACGGACCCGCACTCGCCGGGCTTCGCGCGCATCAACGGCGTGGTGAGCAATCTGCCGGAGTTCCAGAAGGCGTTCGGCTGCAAGGCCGGTCAGCCCATGGTGCACACGCCCACCTGCAAGGTCTGGTAA
- the gyrB gene encoding DNA topoisomerase (ATP-hydrolyzing) subunit B, with protein MENTNLVPEEQNLPASQPETKTPPPAANSDYSGESITVLEGLAAVRLRPAMYIGSTGEQGLHHLVYEVVDNSVDEALAGHASKIDVTIHVDNSITVVDDGRGIPVDNKIMPNGESLPAVQVVLTVLHAGGKFDASNYKVSGGLHGVGVSCVNALSEQFDVEIWRDGFAWEMDFSKGDPISPLRKMGPSTRKGTKVHFLPDKSIFTVHEYSFDILSNRLRQLAFLNKGIEINLTDERVVDAKGEVKSQSYKYNDGIAGFIKHLNKGKQVLHEKPIYMETELPNLVMEISLQYNDSYSETVFSFANNINTVDGGTHLSGFRTALTRTVNAIGQSLGLFKDQKENLSGDDVREGLVAVVSVKLPQPQFEGQTKGKLNSDVAGQVQAFVNERLGAFLEQNPQVAKKIIGKAIDASRAREAARKARDLTRRKGALDGGGLPGKLADCSERKPELCELYLVEGESAGGTAKQGRDRKFQAILPLKGKILNVEKARYDKMLGHEEIRAMITALGCGIGKDDFDIAKLRYGKLILMTDADVDGSHIRTLLLTFFFRHMGELIKRGNVFIAQPPLYRIKKGKFEQYIKDDRQYVQVMVKRASDGMIITHGEAGAKLDGPELTKFMSGLNDYLGFFDKVNKRLRDEEVTRAFAEIFASREADTKRRDAFASADKLKQMQARLKEIERTHQFKAVSEVEFDEEHQLYSVSFTDAQGATRKIDWTLAASPESRQLLGKQDEMAGTLTGPFLIEYADKKALAAAKTAEEAAEQELEDTEEVELEGATNVGDVPPVEAAKPAKRNSKAAQDPVERKTPREVFEYVIEQGRKEYSVQRYKGLGEMTAPQLWDTTMDPARRTLLQVKLEDIAATEEIFTTLMGEDVESRRKFIEENALDVKNLDI; from the coding sequence ATGGAGAACACGAACCTCGTGCCAGAAGAGCAGAACCTTCCCGCGTCGCAGCCTGAAACCAAGACCCCTCCTCCTGCCGCCAACAGCGATTACTCCGGCGAAAGCATTACCGTGCTCGAGGGCCTTGCGGCCGTCCGCCTGCGTCCGGCCATGTACATCGGCTCGACGGGCGAGCAGGGCCTGCACCACCTCGTTTACGAGGTCGTCGACAACTCCGTCGACGAGGCGTTGGCTGGCCACGCCAGCAAGATCGACGTCACCATCCATGTCGACAACTCGATTACCGTCGTCGACGACGGCCGCGGTATTCCTGTCGACAACAAGATCATGCCGAACGGCGAGAGCCTGCCTGCGGTGCAGGTGGTGCTCACCGTGCTGCACGCCGGCGGCAAGTTCGATGCGTCGAACTACAAGGTCTCGGGCGGTCTGCACGGCGTCGGCGTAAGCTGCGTGAACGCACTCAGCGAGCAGTTCGATGTGGAGATCTGGCGCGATGGCTTTGCCTGGGAGATGGACTTTTCCAAGGGCGATCCGATTTCGCCGCTGCGCAAGATGGGCCCCAGCACCCGCAAGGGTACCAAGGTCCACTTCCTTCCCGACAAGAGCATCTTCACGGTGCACGAGTACTCGTTCGACATCCTCTCGAACCGTCTGCGCCAGCTCGCGTTCCTGAACAAGGGCATCGAGATCAATCTCACCGATGAGCGCGTCGTCGATGCGAAGGGTGAGGTGAAGTCGCAGTCGTACAAGTACAACGACGGCATCGCCGGCTTCATCAAGCACCTGAACAAGGGTAAGCAGGTGCTGCACGAGAAGCCGATCTACATGGAGACCGAGCTGCCGAACCTCGTCATGGAGATCTCGTTGCAGTACAACGACTCCTACTCCGAAACGGTGTTCTCGTTCGCGAACAACATCAACACGGTGGACGGCGGCACGCATCTTTCGGGCTTCCGCACGGCGCTCACGCGCACGGTGAACGCGATCGGCCAGTCTCTCGGTCTCTTCAAGGACCAGAAAGAAAACCTGTCGGGCGATGACGTTCGTGAAGGCCTTGTTGCTGTCGTCTCGGTGAAGCTGCCGCAGCCGCAGTTCGAAGGCCAGACGAAGGGCAAGCTGAACTCCGACGTCGCTGGCCAGGTGCAGGCGTTCGTCAACGAGCGCCTCGGTGCGTTCCTCGAGCAGAACCCGCAGGTTGCCAAGAAGATCATCGGCAAGGCCATCGACGCTTCGCGCGCACGTGAAGCCGCTCGTAAGGCCCGCGACCTCACGCGCCGCAAGGGCGCGCTCGACGGCGGCGGCTTGCCCGGCAAGCTCGCTGATTGCTCGGAGCGCAAGCCGGAGCTCTGCGAACTCTACCTCGTCGAGGGTGAATCGGCAGGCGGAACGGCCAAGCAGGGCCGCGACCGTAAGTTCCAGGCGATCCTTCCGCTGAAGGGTAAGATCCTCAACGTGGAGAAGGCCCGCTACGACAAGATGCTGGGCCACGAAGAAATCCGCGCCATGATCACCGCGCTCGGCTGCGGCATTGGCAAGGACGACTTCGACATCGCAAAGCTTCGCTACGGCAAGCTGATCCTGATGACCGATGCTGACGTCGACGGATCGCACATCCGCACGCTGCTGCTGACGTTCTTCTTCCGCCACATGGGCGAGCTGATCAAGCGTGGCAACGTCTTCATCGCGCAGCCGCCGCTGTACCGCATCAAGAAGGGCAAGTTCGAGCAGTACATCAAGGACGATCGCCAGTATGTGCAGGTGATGGTGAAGCGCGCCTCGGACGGCATGATCATCACGCACGGCGAAGCGGGCGCGAAGCTCGATGGACCGGAGCTGACGAAGTTCATGTCGGGCTTGAATGACTACCTCGGCTTCTTCGACAAGGTGAACAAGCGTCTGCGTGATGAAGAGGTCACGCGTGCGTTCGCCGAAATCTTTGCCAGCCGCGAAGCGGACACGAAGCGCCGCGATGCGTTCGCCTCGGCTGACAAGCTGAAGCAGATGCAGGCGCGCCTCAAGGAGATCGAGCGCACGCACCAGTTCAAGGCCGTCTCTGAGGTGGAGTTCGACGAAGAGCACCAGCTTTACTCGGTGAGCTTCACCGACGCGCAGGGTGCCACGCGCAAGATCGACTGGACGCTCGCTGCGTCGCCGGAGAGCCGTCAGCTTCTCGGCAAGCAGGACGAGATGGCAGGCACGCTGACGGGTCCGTTCCTCATCGAGTACGCCGACAAGAAGGCTCTCGCTGCAGCGAAGACCGCCGAGGAAGCCGCCGAGCAGGAGCTCGAGGACACCGAGGAAGTCGAGCTGGAAGGCGCAACCAACGTGGGCGATGTGCCCCCGGTGGAAGCGGCGAAGCCGGCCAAGCGTAACAGCAAGGCTGCGCAGGATCCGGTCGAGCGCAAGACACCGCGTGAGGTCTTCGAGTACGTCATCGAGCAGGGCCGCAAGGAGTACTCGGTGCAGCGTTACAAGGGTCTTGGCGAAATGACCGCGCCGCAGCTCTGGGACACGACGATGGACCCGGCTCGCCGCACGCTGCTGCAGGTAAAGCTCGAGGACATTGCGGCGACGGAGGAGATCTTCACCACGCTGATGGGCGAAGATGTCGAATCGCGTCGCAAGTTCATCGAAGAGAATGCGCTGGATGTAAAGAACCTCGATATCTAA
- a CDS encoding mechanosensitive ion channel family protein has translation MVFLRAKGSSASLVVSASLALALTCAPLLRAQQTTAAAPPASGSTAATGTTAAAPSTGSTAATGSTAAASAPHADAPATTSHTTSSSQQQIAKLPPLTNTGIDVKTQSDRIRDHLGVVLRFYRNSTTSVQKTGESSDILYQDQARAEATNIAQLAFQAARNAAALLSHISGSDAPADAAPTNPNDTLARLNAAKTSNQQRLTTLQQQKQSIVAQLATANAKTRPQLLQQQEQIDGGLELAQATNDALNRITRFSSNQNAHTGLLGDIDHLEASAPELATASSTKANAEAPLGSLADAQQAGLVTQAGALFDLLSTRRSIDQQIAIIDQLRQQVDALRSPFIKVLRTTMSQGETLTQQTINLSATPTSDVQDRTNTRKQFDQLTTTFRVMSDATFPLSQESLVLDSARGTLSGWRVAVDTEYRSILRSLLIRVGSIALALGLLALVGHFWSRATIRYVSDLRRRRQLLVVRRMVIGFASGIVLLFGFVTQFNSLATFAGFISAGIAVGLQTILLSVAAYFFIIGRYGVRVGDRITVAGVTGTVIEVGIARFYMMELVGTGTELHSTGRVAVFANSVLFQTGTPLYKQLPGTEYAWHELTAKLKPEADTDAVLKQLCSIVERIYSSYQPIIDRQQKQIEAWAGTAIDPPRIDSHLRLMDDGLQVAVLFPVQIADAAEADAAIAKAVMQEWKQEGVLRDGLAATPVIKAAVKS, from the coding sequence ATGGTCTTTTTGCGAGCCAAAGGCTCCTCTGCATCGCTGGTCGTCTCTGCCTCTCTTGCGCTTGCGCTCACCTGCGCGCCGCTGCTCCGCGCGCAGCAAACAACGGCCGCCGCGCCTCCTGCCAGCGGCAGCACCGCTGCCACAGGGACCACAGCGGCCGCACCGAGCACTGGATCTACGGCCGCTACCGGGAGTACAGCCGCTGCGAGCGCTCCTCACGCGGACGCGCCTGCGACCACGTCGCACACCACTTCGTCGAGCCAGCAACAGATCGCAAAGCTGCCGCCGCTGACGAACACCGGAATCGACGTAAAGACGCAGAGCGATCGCATCCGCGACCATCTCGGCGTCGTGTTGCGCTTCTATCGCAACAGCACCACGAGCGTGCAGAAGACCGGTGAGTCCAGCGACATTCTCTACCAGGACCAGGCGCGCGCCGAGGCCACGAACATTGCGCAGCTCGCTTTCCAGGCTGCGCGTAACGCGGCTGCGCTGCTCTCGCACATTAGCGGCAGCGATGCGCCTGCGGACGCCGCGCCCACGAATCCGAACGACACGCTCGCACGCCTGAACGCCGCGAAGACGAGCAATCAGCAGCGGCTCACGACGCTGCAGCAGCAGAAGCAGAGCATCGTCGCTCAGCTTGCTACGGCAAACGCGAAGACGCGTCCGCAACTGCTGCAGCAGCAGGAGCAGATCGACGGGGGCCTCGAACTCGCGCAGGCGACCAACGACGCGCTCAACCGCATCACGCGCTTCTCCAGCAACCAGAACGCGCACACCGGCCTTCTCGGCGACATCGATCATCTTGAGGCATCCGCGCCTGAGCTGGCAACGGCTTCCTCGACCAAGGCAAACGCCGAAGCCCCGCTGGGCAGCCTTGCCGACGCGCAGCAAGCGGGCCTCGTCACACAGGCAGGGGCGCTGTTCGATCTACTTTCTACGCGCCGCAGCATCGATCAGCAGATCGCCATCATCGATCAGCTTCGTCAGCAGGTAGACGCTCTGCGCAGCCCGTTCATCAAGGTGCTGCGCACCACCATGAGCCAGGGTGAAACACTCACGCAGCAGACGATCAATCTCTCCGCGACTCCGACCAGCGATGTGCAGGACCGCACGAACACGCGTAAGCAGTTCGATCAGCTCACCACCACCTTCCGCGTGATGTCCGACGCGACCTTCCCGCTTTCGCAGGAGTCGCTGGTGCTGGACAGCGCACGCGGCACGTTGAGCGGTTGGCGCGTTGCCGTGGACACGGAGTATCGCAGCATCCTGCGCTCGTTGCTCATCCGTGTCGGCAGCATCGCGCTGGCGCTCGGCCTGCTCGCGCTCGTCGGCCATTTCTGGAGCCGCGCAACGATCCGCTACGTTAGCGATCTGCGCCGTCGTCGGCAACTACTCGTCGTGCGTCGCATGGTCATCGGCTTCGCCAGCGGCATTGTGTTGCTCTTCGGCTTCGTCACGCAGTTCAACTCGCTGGCGACCTTCGCGGGCTTCATCTCGGCGGGCATCGCGGTCGGTCTGCAGACGATTCTGCTGTCGGTGGCGGCGTACTTCTTCATCATCGGTCGCTACGGTGTGCGCGTGGGCGATCGCATCACCGTCGCTGGCGTTACGGGCACGGTCATCGAGGTGGGCATCGCGCGCTTCTACATGATGGAGCTCGTCGGCACCGGTACCGAGCTGCATTCGACCGGTCGCGTTGCGGTCTTTGCGAACTCGGTGCTCTTCCAGACCGGCACGCCGCTCTACAAGCAGCTCCCCGGCACCGAGTACGCCTGGCATGAGCTGACGGCGAAGCTGAAGCCCGAGGCCGACACCGATGCGGTGCTCAAGCAGCTATGCAGTATCGTGGAGCGCATCTACTCGAGCTATCAGCCGATCATTGACCGCCAGCAGAAGCAGATCGAAGCCTGGGCGGGCACGGCGATCGACCCGCCGCGCATCGACTCGCACCTGCGCCTGATGGACGATGGCCTGCAGGTGGCGGTGCTTTTCCCGGTACAGATCGCCGACGCTGCTGAAGCGGACGCGGCGATCGCCAAGGCCGTGATGCAGGAGTGGAAGCAGGAAGGCGTGTTGCGCGATGGGCTTGCGGCGACGCCGGTCATCAAGGCCGCAGTCAAGAGCTAA
- a CDS encoding RNA polymerase sigma factor, protein MSETALNTLLRSRERFLAFVSRRVRSRDLAEDILQAAYMRALEKAPQDADEDGLHAWFFSVLRHAVIDSFRRSTSEAAAMDRWAFELGPEEPAAVDPFAPKFLCGCIQRVLPTMRPAYAEILREVDLNERPLNEYANAHNLTPNNAAVRAHRARTALRKELERVCGSCSTQACLECFCKLEDESALA, encoded by the coding sequence ATGTCTGAAACCGCGCTCAACACGTTGCTCCGAAGCCGCGAGAGGTTCCTCGCCTTCGTCAGCCGCCGTGTGCGCAGCCGCGACCTCGCCGAGGACATTCTGCAAGCCGCTTATATGCGCGCGCTGGAGAAAGCTCCGCAAGATGCCGACGAGGACGGGCTGCATGCGTGGTTCTTCAGCGTCCTGCGCCACGCGGTCATCGATAGCTTCCGCCGCAGTACCAGCGAGGCGGCGGCGATGGACCGCTGGGCCTTTGAGCTGGGCCCCGAGGAGCCTGCTGCAGTTGATCCGTTCGCGCCGAAGTTCCTCTGCGGCTGCATTCAGCGGGTGCTGCCGACGATGCGCCCGGCCTATGCGGAGATTTTGCGGGAAGTGGACCTGAACGAGCGCCCGTTGAACGAGTACGCGAACGCCCACAACCTCACGCCGAACAACGCTGCCGTTCGCGCACACCGAGCGCGCACCGCGCTGCGCAAAGAACTCGAACGCGTCTGCGGCTCGTGCTCCACGCAGGCTTGCCTGGAGTGCTTCTGCAAGCTGGAAGACGAGTCCGCGCTGGCGTAA
- a CDS encoding adenine nucleotide alpha hydrolase family protein → MRLLASFLGLLMLAAALPAQTVGVMPVYDNSLESIGQEFTEGTTLILLQQLESRGVATTLLNPGGVYLPSDNDLIQGYGQGSNTALVLVTQLNQVEFPKGKFKDGFLVVTASLVQSATGSATPLGTFREKIKPEELVVETYHSHWGGATGSRAFVKQPIGKAAQKLAAQVLDAATGNSLMTAARSSMAAAQPVAQPACNGTFRVKFPRTDRVSKSYDLLIDGSEESFKITDGIATLMLKPGEHLLLLHVADPPYKVPMQHQYAFNYVQNCQAPNLIATLDKGGGMVLSSE, encoded by the coding sequence GTGCGGCTGCTGGCATCCTTCCTCGGCCTGCTCATGCTGGCGGCTGCGCTTCCCGCGCAGACCGTCGGCGTGATGCCGGTCTACGACAACTCGCTTGAAAGCATCGGACAGGAGTTCACCGAGGGCACCACGTTGATCCTGCTGCAGCAGCTCGAGTCGCGCGGCGTGGCGACAACGCTGCTCAACCCCGGCGGCGTCTATCTGCCGAGCGACAACGACTTGATCCAGGGCTACGGACAAGGCAGCAACACTGCGCTCGTGCTCGTCACGCAGCTCAACCAGGTGGAGTTTCCGAAGGGCAAGTTCAAGGACGGCTTCCTCGTGGTGACCGCTTCGCTCGTGCAATCTGCAACGGGATCGGCCACGCCGCTCGGCACCTTCCGCGAAAAGATCAAGCCGGAGGAACTCGTCGTCGAAACGTACCACTCGCACTGGGGCGGAGCGACCGGCAGCCGCGCGTTCGTGAAGCAGCCTATCGGCAAAGCTGCACAGAAGCTCGCCGCGCAGGTGCTTGATGCCGCGACAGGCAACTCGCTCATGACGGCGGCACGCTCATCGATGGCCGCCGCGCAACCGGTGGCGCAGCCTGCGTGCAATGGCACCTTCCGCGTGAAGTTTCCGCGCACGGACCGCGTGTCCAAGAGCTATGACCTGCTTATCGACGGCTCGGAAGAAAGCTTCAAGATTACCGACGGCATCGCCACGCTGATGCTGAAGCCCGGTGAGCATCTCCTTCTGCTGCATGTGGCCGACCCGCCCTACAAGGTGCCGATGCAGCACCAGTACGCGTTCAACTACGTTCAGAACTGCCAGGCGCCAAACCTCATCGCTACGCTCGACAAAGGCGGCGGCATGGTCTTGAGCAGCGAATAA